The proteins below come from a single Cytobacillus luteolus genomic window:
- the polX gene encoding DNA polymerase/3'-5' exonuclease PolX: protein MELNKKDVIKLLETIAIYMELKGENSFKISAFRKAALALENDDRSLSTINDFTQLSGIGKGTAAIITEYITTSTCTVLEELKKEVPSGLIPLLKLQGLGGKKIAKLYQELGIEDIESLRQACEQEKVRGLAGFGKKTEENILSSILESGKRPERLPLSLMLPLAEEIEYALSKMEGIDQFSRAGSIRRMKETVKDLDFIISTTEPESVREQLLKLNRLTSVIASGDTKVSVQLHYHYDVSVDFRLVKPQEFSTTLHHFTGSKDHNVRMRQLAKERGEKISEYGVESLETGKITTFNSEEEFYNHFGLPFIPPEVREDGSEVELYTKEIELLKLDDIKGDLHMHSTWSDGAFTIEEMAEACRKKGYRYIAITDHSQFLRVANGLTAERLIEQRKEIDRLNAKYDDFKILAGVEMDILPDGTLDYDNSVLEGMDIVIASIHSSFSQPREKIMERLLAALTNVHVDFIAHPTGRLVGKRPGYDVDIDLLLQIAKETNTAIELNANPNRLDLCAEHIRKAQELGVKIVINTDAHNVAMLEDMPIGVATARKGWIQKESVINTWEYDELINFLQTRKM from the coding sequence ATGGAATTAAATAAAAAGGACGTTATCAAATTACTAGAAACGATTGCAATATATATGGAATTAAAAGGTGAAAATTCGTTTAAAATATCTGCATTCCGTAAAGCAGCTTTGGCACTTGAAAATGATGACCGTAGTCTGTCTACCATTAATGATTTTACTCAACTTTCAGGAATTGGTAAGGGCACAGCAGCTATCATTACTGAGTATATTACGACCAGCACATGCACCGTGCTAGAGGAACTTAAAAAAGAGGTACCATCTGGTCTTATTCCACTATTAAAACTTCAAGGCTTAGGTGGAAAGAAGATTGCGAAGTTATATCAAGAGCTTGGTATAGAAGATATTGAGTCATTGAGACAAGCCTGTGAGCAGGAAAAAGTCCGTGGTTTGGCTGGCTTTGGAAAGAAGACAGAGGAAAATATACTTTCGTCAATTTTAGAAAGTGGCAAAAGACCGGAAAGGCTTCCTCTATCCTTGATGCTTCCCCTTGCTGAGGAAATTGAATACGCACTATCAAAAATGGAAGGGATCGATCAATTTTCTAGAGCTGGAAGTATTAGAAGAATGAAAGAAACGGTAAAGGATTTAGATTTTATCATTTCAACCACTGAACCTGAATCTGTTCGTGAACAGTTATTAAAGTTAAACAGGCTTACTTCAGTTATTGCAAGTGGTGATACAAAGGTTTCGGTTCAATTACATTATCATTATGATGTGTCAGTTGACTTTAGGCTGGTTAAACCTCAGGAGTTTAGTACTACTCTCCATCACTTTACAGGGAGCAAGGATCATAATGTACGTATGCGACAGCTTGCAAAGGAACGAGGAGAAAAAATTAGCGAATATGGTGTTGAGTCGCTAGAAACAGGTAAAATAACAACGTTTAACTCAGAAGAAGAATTCTATAACCATTTTGGCTTACCATTTATTCCACCAGAAGTTAGGGAAGACGGTTCTGAGGTGGAACTTTATACAAAAGAAATAGAGTTATTAAAACTAGATGACATTAAGGGTGACCTTCACATGCACTCAACATGGAGTGATGGGGCATTTACTATCGAGGAAATGGCAGAGGCTTGTAGAAAAAAGGGATATCGCTATATTGCCATTACAGATCATTCACAATTTTTAAGAGTAGCTAATGGGCTAACAGCCGAACGGTTAATAGAACAGAGGAAAGAAATAGACAGACTGAATGCCAAGTATGATGATTTTAAAATCTTGGCAGGAGTAGAAATGGATATACTACCAGATGGAACACTCGATTATGATAATTCTGTTTTAGAAGGTATGGATATTGTTATTGCATCCATTCATTCTAGTTTTTCTCAACCAAGAGAAAAAATAATGGAAAGATTACTTGCGGCATTAACAAATGTCCATGTTGATTTTATTGCTCATCCAACTGGTAGGCTAGTCGGTAAAAGACCGGGCTATGATGTTGACATTGATCTACTATTACAAATAGCAAAAGAAACAAATACAGCCATTGAATTAAATGCAAATCCTAACCGGTTGGACCTCTGTGCTGAGCATATAAGAAAAGCACAAGAGTTAGGGGTAAAAATCGTCATTAATACAGATGCTCATAATGTAGCGATGCTTGAGGATATGCCAATTGGAGTTGCGACTGCTAGAAAAGGTTGGATTCAAAAAGAAAGTGTTATAAATACGTGGGAATACGATGAGTTGATCAACTTTTTACAAACTAGAAAGATGTAA
- the zapA gene encoding cell division protein ZapA: MSQPDKTRTTVDIYGQQYSIVGTESTSHVRLVASLVDDKMREISAKNPYLDINKIAVLTAVNTVNDYLKLKEKVEELEKQVKNEKD; encoded by the coding sequence TTGTCACAGCCGGATAAAACAAGAACAACTGTAGATATATATGGGCAACAATATTCAATCGTAGGAACCGAATCGACAAGTCATGTTCGATTAGTAGCCTCGCTAGTTGACGATAAAATGAGAGAAATTAGTGCTAAAAATCCATACCTAGATATTAATAAAATCGCAGTTCTAACTGCAGTAAATACAGTAAATGACTATTTGAAATTAAAGGAGAAAGTAGAAGAACTAGAAAAACAAGTAAAAAACGAAAAGGATTGA
- a CDS encoding CvpA family protein, giving the protein MLDLILIIILLMGFLIGLKRGFILQIVHLTGFIVAFIVAYVYSGDLAPAIKLWVPYVTLGDNETITFLFESTNLEAAYYRAIAFAMLFFGTKVILQIVGSMLDFLAHLPILKQINGWAGGMLGFIEIYLLVFIVLYIGALMPIETVQGYIQESFMAKTIVQNTPIFSGKIKDLWIEHIAM; this is encoded by the coding sequence ATGCTAGATCTTATCTTAATTATTATATTATTAATGGGATTTTTAATTGGATTAAAAAGAGGATTTATTCTTCAAATTGTGCATTTAACAGGTTTTATTGTTGCTTTTATTGTTGCATATGTATATTCGGGAGATTTAGCTCCTGCTATTAAACTATGGGTACCGTATGTAACCTTAGGTGATAATGAGACAATTACATTTTTATTTGAAAGTACTAACCTAGAAGCGGCTTATTACCGAGCGATTGCTTTCGCTATGCTGTTCTTTGGTACTAAAGTCATATTACAAATTGTTGGTTCAATGTTAGATTTCCTGGCTCACTTACCAATCCTAAAACAAATTAATGGATGGGCTGGGGGAATGTTAGGTTTTATAGAGATTTACTTACTAGTCTTTATCGTATTATATATTGGAGCATTAATGCCTATTGAAACAGTACAAGGCTATATCCAAGAGTCATTCATGGCGAAAACAATTGTACAGAATACGCCTATCTTTTCAGGAAAAATAAAGGATTTATGGATTGAGCATATAGCAATGTAA
- the rnhC gene encoding ribonuclease HIII, translated as MSNAVIKVNSTIALKMKEFYSSSLTEKIPQGGLFVAKLPNCTITAYKSGKVLFQGSGAESESSRWGSNEPSTNKKKSSDKPKSTTIYSPPQNISTLSIIGSDEVGTGDYFGPMTVAAAYVSNKNLSLLQELGVKDSKNLTDKQIVEIAKNIIKVIPYSLLILHNEKYNTLQESGMSQGKIKAYLHNQALNNVVEKLKPEKADGILIDQFAQPGVYFNYLVGKSVNKENVYFSTKAEGVHLAVAAASIIARYAFVKEFEKLSERAGFEIPKGAGQKVDMAAANLIQKHGLSSLRTFTKLHFANTEKAKSLLSKKRS; from the coding sequence TTGTCTAACGCAGTTATAAAAGTAAATTCAACTATAGCTCTAAAAATGAAAGAATTTTACTCAAGCAGTTTAACAGAAAAGATACCTCAGGGTGGATTATTTGTTGCTAAACTTCCAAATTGTACAATTACTGCTTATAAGTCTGGGAAAGTACTCTTTCAAGGTAGTGGGGCTGAGTCTGAATCTTCACGGTGGGGAAGCAACGAGCCTTCAACTAACAAAAAAAAATCTTCAGATAAACCAAAAAGCACAACCATCTATTCTCCACCACAGAACATCTCTACATTATCAATTATCGGTTCGGATGAGGTAGGAACTGGAGACTATTTTGGTCCAATGACGGTAGCTGCAGCCTATGTATCTAATAAGAACTTATCATTACTTCAAGAATTAGGAGTAAAGGATTCAAAAAATTTAACAGACAAACAAATAGTTGAAATAGCAAAAAATATTATTAAAGTGATCCCGTATAGTTTATTAATCTTACATAATGAAAAATATAACACTCTTCAAGAAAGTGGCATGTCACAAGGAAAAATAAAAGCCTACCTTCATAATCAGGCACTAAATAATGTAGTTGAAAAGCTGAAACCAGAAAAAGCAGATGGTATATTAATTGACCAATTCGCACAACCAGGTGTTTATTTTAATTATTTAGTTGGGAAGAGTGTAAATAAGGAAAACGTGTATTTTAGTACTAAGGCTGAAGGTGTACATTTAGCAGTTGCAGCAGCCTCAATAATTGCACGATATGCCTTCGTAAAAGAATTCGAGAAGCTTAGTGAACGTGCTGGATTTGAAATTCCAAAGGGAGCTGGACAAAAAGTAGATATGGCGGCAGCCAATCTAATACAAAAACATGGGCTTTCTTCCCTACGTACCTTTACTAAACTCCATTTCGCAAATACCGAAAAAGCAAAGAGTCTCCTATCAAAAAAGCGTTCTTAA
- the pheS gene encoding phenylalanine--tRNA ligase subunit alpha produces MKERLKELQQEAIAKVEAANDLKALNDVRVEYLGKKGPITEVLRGMGKLSAEERPLMGALVNEVRESITEKIAEKQAELEKAEVEKKLASETIDVTLPGRPVKVGNHHPLTAVIEEIEDLFLGMGYSIAEGPEVEKDYYNFEALNLPKGHPARDMQDSFYITEEILLRTHTSPVQARTMEKHKGKGPVKIICPGKVYRRDNDDATHSHQFMQIEGLVIDENIRMSDLKGTLEVFAKKMFGEDREIRLRPSFFPFTEPSVEMDISCFICSGKGCNVCKKTGWIEILGAGMVHPNVLEMAGFDSKKYTGFAFGMGPERIAMLKYGIDDIRHFYTNDMRFVNQFKRA; encoded by the coding sequence ATGAAGGAACGTTTAAAAGAACTTCAACAAGAAGCAATCGCAAAAGTTGAAGCAGCTAATGATTTAAAAGCACTTAACGATGTTCGTGTAGAGTATTTAGGAAAAAAAGGCCCAATTACTGAAGTATTAAGAGGAATGGGGAAATTATCAGCAGAAGAACGCCCTTTAATGGGAGCTCTTGTCAATGAAGTGCGTGAGTCGATAACAGAAAAAATCGCTGAAAAACAAGCTGAACTTGAAAAGGCAGAAGTCGAAAAGAAGCTAGCTTCAGAAACAATCGACGTAACCTTACCAGGACGCCCAGTTAAAGTGGGTAATCACCATCCGCTAACAGCTGTAATTGAAGAAATAGAGGATTTATTTTTAGGCATGGGCTACTCCATTGCAGAAGGACCAGAAGTTGAAAAGGACTACTACAACTTCGAAGCATTAAACTTACCTAAGGGCCATCCTGCACGTGATATGCAAGATTCCTTCTACATAACAGAAGAAATTTTGCTGCGTACTCACACTTCACCAGTTCAAGCAAGAACAATGGAGAAGCATAAAGGAAAAGGTCCTGTTAAAATAATCTGCCCAGGAAAAGTGTATCGACGCGATAATGATGATGCTACTCATTCACATCAATTTATGCAAATTGAAGGTCTAGTCATTGATGAAAACATTCGCATGAGTGATTTAAAAGGAACTTTAGAAGTGTTCGCGAAAAAAATGTTCGGTGAAGACAGAGAGATTCGTCTACGTCCTAGCTTCTTCCCGTTCACTGAGCCTTCAGTAGAGATGGATATATCATGTTTTATCTGTAGTGGAAAAGGCTGTAATGTATGTAAAAAAACAGGCTGGATCGAAATTCTAGGTGCTGGAATGGTACATCCGAATGTGCTTGAAATGGCGGGCTTCGATTCGAAGAAGTATACTGGTTTTGCATTTGGTATGGGTCCTGAGCGAATTGCAATGCTGAAGTATGGTATTGATGATATACGTCATTTTTACACAAATGATATGCGTTTTGTAAATCAATTTAAAAGAGCTTAA
- a CDS encoding endonuclease MutS2: protein MQQRVLKVLEFEKVKEQLMKHASSSLGKQRAQTIVPSTDFEEVVLLQEQTDEAVKVLRLKGNVPLGGISDIRPSVKRAKIGSMLGSLELLDIAGTIYGGRQLKKFILTMVEDGVELPILESYVERILPLMELEQSIKHCIDDNGHVMDGASDKLRSIRVQLRSSESRIREKLENIVRSSSAQKTLSDAIITIRNDRYVIPVKQEYRGTYGGIVHDQSSSGATLFIEPQSVVDLNNTLQEARVQEKLEIEKILFELTGEVAEVADSLLENVNILADLDFMFAKAGYSQKIRASKPTMNNDGHIRVFKARHPLINPDEVVPNDIELGRDYTSIVITGPNTGGKTVTLKTLGLFTLMAQSGLQIPALDGSELAVFENVYADIGDEQSIEQSLSTFSSHMVNIVDILNKVDSNSLVLFDELGAGTDPQEGAALAISILDEVYNRGARVIATTHYPELKAYGYNREGVINASVEFDIETLSPTYKLLIGVPGRSNAFEISKRLGLKEDVITRAKEHVSTESNTVENMIASLEKSKREAEAELTEAETIRKDAQTLHNELQKQIQEFNDKRDKLFDKAQDKAHETINKAKQEAEEIIKELRKMRTDQHAFVKEHELIEAKRRLEEASPNLSKKKQVSTAKVKQDFQVGDEVKVISFNQKGHLLEKVGSKDWQVQMGIMKMKVNEADLEYVSRPKPVETKPLATVKGKDYHVSLELDLRGERFENALVRVEKYIDDALLAGYPRVSIIHGKGTGALRQGVQEYLKNHRSVKSIRFGEPGEGGSGVTVVTFK, encoded by the coding sequence ATGCAACAACGCGTTTTAAAAGTATTAGAATTTGAGAAGGTGAAAGAACAGCTGATGAAGCATGCCTCTTCTTCACTAGGGAAGCAGAGGGCTCAAACTATTGTACCTTCAACTGATTTCGAGGAAGTTGTTCTGTTACAGGAGCAAACAGATGAGGCCGTTAAGGTATTAAGATTAAAAGGAAATGTTCCACTTGGAGGGATAAGTGATATACGTCCGAGTGTTAAGAGAGCAAAAATCGGTAGTATGCTTGGCTCTTTAGAATTACTAGATATAGCCGGCACAATCTATGGAGGAAGACAACTAAAGAAATTCATCCTTACGATGGTTGAAGATGGGGTAGAACTACCAATACTAGAGAGTTATGTTGAAAGAATCCTCCCATTAATGGAATTAGAACAGTCCATTAAACATTGTATTGATGACAATGGGCATGTGATGGATGGAGCAAGTGATAAACTCAGGTCAATTCGAGTTCAGCTTAGAAGTAGTGAATCAAGAATCCGTGAAAAATTAGAAAATATCGTACGATCATCCTCTGCTCAAAAAACATTGTCGGATGCCATTATAACAATAAGAAATGATCGCTACGTTATTCCAGTAAAGCAGGAGTACCGGGGAACATATGGTGGTATTGTTCATGACCAATCTTCTTCAGGTGCAACTTTATTTATAGAACCTCAATCTGTTGTTGACCTGAATAATACGCTACAGGAAGCACGTGTTCAAGAGAAGCTTGAAATTGAGAAAATCCTTTTTGAACTTACGGGTGAAGTGGCTGAAGTTGCCGATAGCTTACTTGAAAATGTAAATATTCTAGCAGACCTAGACTTTATGTTTGCAAAGGCTGGCTATAGCCAAAAAATTAGAGCATCTAAACCAACAATGAATAATGATGGTCATATCCGAGTTTTTAAAGCACGTCATCCATTGATTAACCCAGATGAAGTTGTTCCAAATGATATAGAACTAGGTAGAGACTATACATCAATTGTTATCACCGGTCCAAATACGGGTGGAAAAACAGTTACATTAAAGACCTTAGGTTTGTTTACTTTGATGGCACAATCTGGTCTGCAGATACCTGCCTTAGATGGTTCTGAACTTGCAGTATTTGAAAATGTTTACGCTGATATTGGGGATGAACAATCAATTGAGCAAAGCTTAAGTACCTTTTCATCTCATATGGTGAATATAGTGGATATATTAAATAAGGTAGATTCCAACAGTTTAGTATTATTCGATGAGTTAGGTGCTGGAACCGATCCACAGGAAGGTGCTGCACTTGCTATCTCAATCTTAGATGAAGTCTACAACAGAGGTGCAAGAGTAATTGCAACAACACATTATCCTGAATTGAAAGCATATGGGTATAATCGTGAAGGAGTTATAAATGCTAGTGTTGAATTTGATATAGAGACTCTAAGTCCAACTTACAAATTATTAATTGGAGTACCAGGAAGAAGTAATGCGTTTGAAATCTCAAAAAGACTTGGGCTCAAAGAGGATGTCATAACTAGAGCAAAAGAACATGTTAGCACTGAAAGCAATACGGTAGAAAATATGATAGCCTCACTTGAAAAAAGTAAGAGAGAAGCAGAAGCAGAATTAACAGAGGCCGAGACAATTCGGAAAGATGCCCAAACTCTGCATAATGAACTTCAGAAACAAATTCAAGAATTCAATGATAAACGTGACAAGCTTTTTGATAAGGCTCAAGACAAGGCACATGAAACAATTAATAAAGCAAAACAAGAAGCAGAAGAGATTATAAAAGAGTTACGTAAAATGCGAACTGATCAACATGCTTTTGTTAAAGAGCATGAGCTAATTGAAGCGAAGAGACGATTGGAAGAAGCATCCCCAAATTTAAGCAAGAAAAAACAAGTCAGTACAGCAAAAGTGAAACAAGATTTTCAAGTTGGAGATGAAGTGAAAGTAATTAGCTTCAACCAAAAAGGGCATCTGTTAGAAAAAGTTGGTTCAAAAGATTGGCAAGTTCAAATGGGTATCATGAAAATGAAGGTAAACGAGGCTGATTTGGAATATGTTAGCAGACCAAAGCCAGTAGAAACTAAACCTCTTGCTACTGTAAAGGGAAAAGATTATCACGTTAGTTTAGAACTTGATCTAAGAGGAGAAAGATTTGAAAATGCGCTAGTACGAGTTGAAAAGTATATTGATGATGCTCTTCTAGCCGGTTATCCAAGAGTGTCAATTATACATGGAAAAGGTACTGGAGCTCTCAGGCAAGGAGTACAAGAATACTTGAAGAACCACCGATCTGTGAAGTCGATTCGATTTGGTGAGCCAGGAGAAGGTGGAAGTGGTGTTACAGTCGTCACTTTTAAGTAG
- the pheT gene encoding phenylalanine--tRNA ligase subunit beta encodes MFVSYKWLSEYVDLTGITASELADKITKSGIEVEGIETLNEGISGVVVGYVVEREKHPDAEKLNKCLVDIGEEETVQIICGAANVDKGQKVAVAKVGAVLPGNFKIKKAKLRGEESHGMICSLQELGIESKLVSKEFSEGIFVFPNNVEVGTDALAQLNRDDQILELGLTPNRADCLNMLGVAYEVAAILGRDVKFPSIELSTNSEQTSSYVSLSVEASEDNPLYVARIVKNVKIGPSPLWLQTRLMSAGIRPHNNVVDITNYVLLEYGQPLHAFDYDRLGSTEILVRRAFDGEKITTLDDAQRTLTSDHLVITNGKEPVALAGVMGGANSEVRSDTTTVLIESAYFTGATIRKASKDHGLRSEASTRYEKGIDPTRTREAADRAAALMAELAGAEVVGGVVEVDTLSTDATVVSVTLNRINNVLGTSISKDIVSQIFTNLKFDFQEDNETFTVKVPSRRGDITIEEDLIEEVARLYGYDEVPTTLPVGESTPGRLTEYQQKRRLVRRYLEGAGLYQAVTYSLTSETKVNQFALEATTPIRLAMPMSEERSLLRLSIVPHLLEVIGHNVARQIDSVAIYETGSVFLSTSENELPVEKEHLAGAVTGLWQAHLWQGEKKAADFYVVKGVLDGLFQLLGLESQIEYHQTAIDGLHPGRTAIVNLDGKSIGFIGQVHPTVQKELDLNETYVFELSLKSLLEAEVEAITYTSIPRYPSMTRDIALVVDKKVAAGDIQKVIAETGGKLVKDVSIFDLYEGDKMEPGKKSVAFSLRYFDPERTLTDEEVTKTHNKVLKAVEEKFAATLRS; translated from the coding sequence ATGTTTGTTTCTTATAAATGGTTGTCTGAATATGTTGACTTAACTGGAATTACTGCATCAGAACTAGCAGATAAGATCACGAAAAGTGGAATTGAAGTCGAAGGTATTGAAACATTAAATGAAGGTATTAGTGGAGTCGTCGTAGGTTATGTAGTAGAGCGTGAAAAGCATCCAGATGCTGAAAAGTTAAATAAATGTCTTGTTGATATTGGTGAGGAAGAAACAGTTCAAATTATTTGTGGAGCGGCTAATGTAGACAAAGGACAAAAGGTGGCTGTTGCTAAGGTTGGAGCAGTCTTACCAGGCAATTTTAAAATCAAAAAAGCAAAACTTCGTGGTGAGGAATCACATGGGATGATTTGTTCACTACAAGAACTTGGGATTGAATCAAAGCTTGTTTCAAAGGAATTCTCTGAAGGAATCTTTGTTTTCCCAAATAATGTGGAAGTTGGCACAGATGCGTTAGCGCAACTGAATCGAGATGATCAAATCCTGGAACTCGGGCTCACACCAAATAGAGCAGATTGCTTAAATATGCTTGGAGTTGCCTATGAAGTTGCAGCTATTCTTGGAAGAGACGTAAAGTTTCCTTCGATTGAATTATCAACTAATTCTGAGCAAACAAGTAGTTATGTATCACTATCAGTAGAAGCAAGTGAAGATAATCCTTTATATGTAGCTAGAATAGTTAAAAATGTAAAAATTGGACCATCTCCATTATGGCTTCAAACACGCCTAATGTCTGCGGGTATTCGCCCACACAATAACGTAGTTGATATTACAAATTATGTTTTACTTGAATATGGTCAGCCGCTTCATGCATTTGACTATGATCGACTTGGTTCTACCGAAATTTTAGTAAGACGTGCTTTTGATGGCGAAAAAATTACAACACTAGATGATGCACAGCGAACTCTAACGAGCGATCATTTAGTTATTACAAATGGTAAGGAGCCTGTGGCCCTAGCTGGTGTAATGGGTGGTGCTAATTCTGAAGTACGATCAGACACAACAACTGTTCTAATTGAATCTGCCTATTTTACGGGTGCTACGATTCGAAAGGCTTCTAAAGATCATGGATTACGAAGTGAAGCGAGTACACGTTATGAAAAAGGAATTGATCCTACTCGTACACGTGAAGCTGCTGACCGTGCTGCTGCATTAATGGCTGAGCTTGCTGGTGCTGAAGTAGTTGGTGGTGTTGTTGAAGTGGATACATTATCAACAGACGCTACAGTTGTATCTGTTACCTTAAATAGAATTAATAACGTTTTGGGAACATCTATAAGTAAGGACATAGTTAGCCAGATCTTCACGAATCTTAAATTCGATTTTCAAGAAGATAATGAGACGTTTACAGTTAAAGTTCCTTCTCGTCGAGGGGATATTACGATTGAAGAGGACCTTATTGAAGAGGTAGCAAGGTTATACGGATACGACGAAGTGCCGACCACTTTACCTGTTGGAGAAAGTACGCCTGGAAGGTTAACTGAATATCAGCAAAAGCGTCGTCTTGTTCGACGATATCTTGAAGGAGCTGGTTTATATCAAGCGGTAACCTATTCACTAACTAGTGAAACAAAAGTAAACCAATTTGCTCTAGAAGCAACGACTCCAATTCGACTTGCAATGCCGATGAGTGAGGAACGTAGTTTATTGCGATTAAGCATTGTACCTCATTTACTTGAAGTAATTGGTCACAATGTAGCTCGTCAAATTGACTCTGTAGCTATTTACGAAACTGGCTCTGTGTTCCTTTCTACAAGTGAAAATGAACTGCCTGTAGAAAAAGAACATTTAGCAGGAGCTGTGACAGGACTCTGGCAAGCACATCTATGGCAGGGAGAAAAGAAAGCAGCCGATTTCTATGTTGTCAAAGGAGTTCTTGATGGGCTCTTCCAATTGCTTGGTTTAGAGAGTCAGATTGAATATCATCAAACAGCAATTGATGGTCTTCATCCGGGTAGAACAGCAATTGTAAATTTAGATGGTAAATCAATTGGTTTTATAGGTCAGGTTCATCCTACAGTACAAAAAGAATTAGACCTAAATGAGACGTATGTTTTTGAGTTATCTTTAAAGAGTTTACTTGAAGCAGAAGTAGAAGCGATTACCTATACTAGCATTCCTCGTTACCCATCTATGACTAGAGACATTGCTCTTGTTGTGGATAAAAAGGTTGCAGCTGGTGATATTCAAAAGGTTATTGCTGAAACAGGCGGAAAGCTAGTAAAAGATGTTTCTATTTTCGACCTGTATGAAGGGGATAAAATGGAACCAGGTAAAAAATCTGTTGCGTTCTCACTTCGATACTTTGACCCAGAAAGAACATTGACAGATGAAGAGGTTACCAAAACACATAATAAAGTATTAAAGGCTGTAGAAGAAAAGTTTGCGGCAACCTTACGTTCTTAA
- a CDS encoding TrmH family RNA methyltransferase produces MKRIESVKNTQVKHWKKLQTKKERELSKTFIIEGFHLVEEALKTKDIVREIIISESVTIPSTLKVDNVNMTIVTDEVMKFISETENSQGIAAVCEQFQHTNTRFSKLLLVDAVQDPGNLGTMIRTADAAGLDAVIVGEGCVDVYNSKVVRSTQGAIFHLPIIKANLEEWIMSLQEEKIDIYGTALDDRAVYYKEVTAKQSFALLVGNEGSGVNPILLNRTTKNLYIPIHGKSESLNVAVATGILLYHLQN; encoded by the coding sequence TTGAAAAGAATAGAATCAGTCAAAAATACACAAGTAAAACATTGGAAAAAGCTGCAGACTAAGAAAGAAAGAGAGCTTAGCAAAACGTTTATAATAGAAGGCTTCCACTTAGTTGAGGAGGCATTGAAAACAAAGGATATCGTCCGTGAAATCATCATAAGTGAATCAGTGACAATTCCGTCTACTCTTAAAGTAGATAATGTAAACATGACTATCGTTACAGATGAAGTGATGAAGTTTATAAGTGAGACTGAAAACTCTCAGGGGATTGCTGCTGTGTGTGAACAGTTTCAACATACTAATACTAGATTTTCAAAACTACTACTAGTTGATGCTGTTCAAGACCCTGGAAACCTAGGTACGATGATTCGGACAGCCGATGCAGCGGGATTAGATGCTGTAATCGTAGGGGAGGGATGTGTAGATGTTTACAACTCAAAAGTTGTGCGATCTACTCAGGGTGCGATTTTTCATCTCCCTATCATTAAGGCTAATTTAGAAGAATGGATTATGAGTCTTCAAGAAGAAAAAATTGACATATATGGTACTGCATTAGATGATAGAGCAGTATACTATAAAGAAGTGACAGCAAAGCAATCATTTGCTTTGTTAGTAGGTAATGAGGGTAGTGGAGTGAATCCAATTCTACTAAATCGAACAACTAAGAATCTCTACATACCGATTCACGGGAAAAGTGAATCACTTAACGTAGCTGTTGCAACGGGAATATTGTTGTACCATCTACAAAACTAA
- a CDS encoding TIGR02206 family membrane protein has protein sequence MSGSHLIMVGLLVFLAFLLYFYREQIRGTVWGQSVRILLILILVLSEVTLTIWYNYTGVWDAVDTLPFQLCSISLILSVFMLVTRNYLLFEVTYFLGVGGALQAMLTPELFYDFPHYRYFHFFLAHIAIIVASFYMIWIEKYIPTLKSVLKAFLAINIIAVFVFTINKITGGNYMFLAHKPSNPSLIDLLGPYPWYILSLEFVALAMFFILYIPFALINKKNRQ, from the coding sequence TTGTCAGGTAGCCATCTTATTATGGTAGGTCTACTAGTTTTTCTTGCATTCCTACTCTATTTTTACAGGGAGCAGATAAGAGGTACAGTATGGGGGCAAAGTGTAAGAATCTTACTAATATTGATCCTTGTATTAAGTGAGGTTACACTTACCATTTGGTATAATTACACAGGTGTATGGGACGCTGTTGATACCTTACCCTTTCAACTATGTTCAATCTCCCTCATTTTAAGTGTTTTTATGTTAGTCACCAGGAATTATCTATTATTTGAAGTCACCTATTTTTTAGGAGTGGGTGGTGCTCTACAGGCAATGCTGACTCCGGAGTTATTTTATGATTTTCCGCACTATCGTTATTTTCATTTTTTCCTGGCACACATCGCAATAATAGTAGCCAGCTTTTATATGATTTGGATTGAAAAATATATACCTACATTGAAGTCAGTCCTTAAAGCATTTTTGGCGATAAATATTATTGCTGTCTTCGTATTTACTATAAATAAAATCACAGGCGGCAACTACATGTTTCTAGCTCATAAACCTAGTAACCCAAGTCTAATTGATTTACTAGGTCCTTATCCATGGTATATTTTATCGTTAGAATTTGTAGCCTTGGCTATGTTTTTCATACTATATATCCCATTTGCACTCATAAATAAAAAAAATAGGCAATAG